A genome region from Pseudomonadota bacterium includes the following:
- a CDS encoding DsbC family protein, giving the protein MKHLSTLCLLLISALATHAAQADAAADQQALEAALAELFPNQSAPVITPSPVEGMSEVAFGTQLFYVSNDGQFLLGGPLISVAERENLTEARMAVARQDILVEAADASLYRYAASPAKHRVTVVTDIDCPYCRRLHQDLASYQDAGIDVRYVMLPRSGVGSGSYRKAVAAACSEDPEAAITAAMNGENFTDADTSCEHPIDDHMALARRLGASSTPTLYLEDGRMLLGAKPVDEVLAAIAEP; this is encoded by the coding sequence ATGAAGCACCTCTCCACCCTCTGCCTACTCCTGATCAGCGCGCTGGCCACCCACGCTGCCCAGGCCGACGCTGCCGCCGATCAGCAGGCCCTGGAGGCCGCCCTCGCCGAGCTGTTCCCCAACCAGTCGGCGCCGGTCATCACCCCTTCCCCGGTGGAGGGCATGAGCGAGGTGGCCTTCGGCACGCAGCTCTTCTACGTCTCCAACGACGGTCAGTTCCTCCTGGGCGGCCCGCTGATCTCCGTCGCCGAGCGGGAGAACCTCACGGAAGCCCGCATGGCGGTGGCCCGCCAGGACATCCTCGTGGAAGCCGCCGACGCATCGCTCTACCGCTACGCGGCCTCACCGGCGAAGCACCGGGTGACGGTGGTCACGGACATCGACTGCCCCTACTGCCGACGCCTGCACCAGGACCTCGCCAGCTACCAGGACGCCGGCATCGACGTGCGCTACGTGATGCTGCCGCGCTCAGGCGTGGGCTCCGGGTCCTATCGCAAGGCGGTGGCGGCGGCCTGCAGCGAAGATCCCGAAGCGGCGATCACCGCCGCCATGAACGGCGAGAACTTCACCGATGCGGACACCAGCTGCGAGCATCCCATCGATGACCACATGGCTCTGGCCCGACGCCTCGGTGCCTCCAGCACACCCACCCTCTACCTGGAGGACGGGCGCATGCTCCTGGGCGCCAAACCCGTCGACGAGGTGCTGGCCGCCATCGCCGAGCCCTAG
- a CDS encoding lipopolysaccharide biosynthesis protein: protein MSETGPRERSLLGRIGRNAGFLVSAKGAGAVFGLLYLSLAARALGAADLGIVLLTHSVVVTIREIASFRSWQVLINYGATYLKADDLPRFRHLLRLTSALDVVGAVVGAAAGVVAILLFASALGIEAEYQRMALIYCVTSLIALRWTPIGLLRTFDRFDILARQALVVPVMRTIGVAVGWYFDWPLLYFIGVWLVSDATASLVLIALGWRELNRRMPRLDFMGGERRKDHEGIWPFIVWANLQSTVAAIALNAPVILSGGLISTSAAAYVKVSQELANVLAKPAQLLGDVIYPEAVRIRADGDVARLRAMLFRLTGTAAAIIGAVVLLGSLGAEQILGGLFGEEYREAAAVLTMFLIAGGVLALGLCCESTLFALNHPRAVFLCRAAATVILVVGIAAMAGQRGAEGVGLAMLAYAISASVLLWSSALRALKQQEAAQAA from the coding sequence GTGAGCGAGACAGGCCCCCGCGAACGCTCCCTGCTGGGCCGCATCGGCCGCAACGCCGGGTTCCTGGTGAGCGCCAAGGGCGCGGGCGCGGTGTTCGGGCTGTTGTACCTGTCGTTGGCGGCGCGCGCCCTCGGGGCGGCGGACCTCGGCATCGTACTGCTCACCCACAGCGTGGTGGTGACGATCCGCGAGATCGCCTCCTTCCGCTCCTGGCAGGTGCTGATCAACTACGGCGCCACCTACTTGAAGGCCGACGACCTGCCGCGCTTCCGCCACCTCCTGCGCCTCACCAGCGCCCTCGATGTGGTGGGGGCGGTGGTCGGTGCGGCGGCCGGCGTCGTGGCCATCTTGCTCTTCGCCAGCGCGCTGGGCATCGAGGCCGAGTACCAGCGCATGGCACTGATCTACTGCGTCACCTCCCTGATCGCCCTGCGCTGGACGCCGATCGGTCTCCTGCGTACCTTCGACCGCTTCGACATTCTCGCCCGCCAGGCCCTGGTGGTGCCCGTGATGCGCACGATCGGGGTGGCCGTGGGCTGGTACTTCGACTGGCCCCTGCTCTACTTCATCGGCGTGTGGCTGGTGAGCGATGCCACCGCCTCCCTGGTGCTCATCGCCTTAGGCTGGCGGGAGCTGAACCGCCGCATGCCTAGGCTGGACTTCATGGGCGGTGAGCGGCGCAAGGATCACGAGGGTATCTGGCCCTTCATCGTCTGGGCCAACCTGCAATCGACGGTGGCGGCGATCGCTCTCAACGCCCCGGTGATCCTGAGCGGTGGCCTCATCTCTACATCCGCTGCTGCCTACGTGAAGGTGAGTCAGGAGCTAGCAAATGTGTTGGCCAAGCCGGCGCAGTTGCTCGGCGATGTGATCTACCCGGAGGCGGTGCGGATTCGCGCGGACGGCGATGTGGCCCGTCTGCGCGCGATGCTGTTCCGCTTGACGGGCACGGCGGCGGCGATCATCGGCGCGGTGGTGCTCCTGGGATCCCTGGGGGCGGAGCAGATCCTCGGTGGCCTGTTCGGCGAGGAGTATCGCGAGGCGGCGGCCGTGCTCACCATGTTCCTCATCGCGGGCGGTGTGCTGGCGCTCGGCCTGTGCTGTGAGTCGACCCTGTTCGCCCTCAATCACCCGCGCGCGGTGTTCCTGTGCCGCGCGGCGGCCACCGTGATCCTGGTGGTGGGCATCGCCGCGATGGCGGGCCAGCGTGGTGCGGAAGGCGTGGGGCTGGCGATGCTCGCCTACGCCATCTCCGCCAGCGTGCTGCTGTGGAGTTCGGCCCTGCGCGCCCTCAAGCAGCAGGAAGCGGCCCAGGCCGCTTAG